A stretch of the Filimonas lacunae genome encodes the following:
- the hisB gene encoding bifunctional histidinol-phosphatase/imidazoleglycerol-phosphate dehydratase HisB, giving the protein MKRVLFIDRDGTLIKEAPPTYQIDSWEKLEFYPGVFTYLSRIAAELDYELVVVSNQDGLGTDSYPEDTFWPIQNFVMKSLENEGIRFSAAFFDKTFAKDNQPTRKPETGMLTAYINNPDYDLANSYVIGDRITDVVLARNLGCKAIWLNNDPSLGAEELQKQTPPAGGWDACIALETTEWKPVYEYLKLGLRQVVHDRNTSETKIHVELNLDGSGKAAIHTGLGFFDHMLDQIARHGKMDLTIQTQGDLHIDEHHTIEDTGIALGEAFAQALADKRGMERYGFALPMDEAEAKVLIDFGGRNWIVWDAEFKREKIGEMPTEMFFHFFKSFSDAAKCNLNIECKGENEHHKIEAIFKAFAKAIRMAVKRDPLHNYLPSTKGVL; this is encoded by the coding sequence ATGAAAAGAGTTTTGTTTATAGATAGAGATGGCACATTAATAAAAGAAGCGCCGCCCACTTACCAGATTGATAGCTGGGAGAAGCTGGAATTTTATCCAGGTGTGTTCACCTATCTTTCCCGCATTGCGGCAGAACTGGATTATGAACTGGTAGTAGTGAGTAACCAGGATGGGTTGGGTACAGATAGTTATCCCGAAGATACTTTCTGGCCTATTCAAAACTTTGTTATGAAAAGCCTGGAAAACGAAGGTATCCGTTTTAGCGCGGCCTTCTTTGATAAAACATTTGCAAAAGATAATCAGCCTACCCGCAAGCCTGAAACAGGGATGCTTACGGCGTATATCAATAATCCGGACTATGATCTGGCCAATAGCTATGTTATTGGCGACCGTATTACCGATGTAGTGCTGGCCCGCAACTTAGGTTGTAAAGCTATCTGGTTAAACAACGATCCTTCATTGGGTGCCGAAGAGCTGCAAAAACAAACACCACCTGCTGGCGGTTGGGATGCTTGTATTGCATTGGAAACCACGGAGTGGAAGCCTGTTTATGAATATCTGAAACTGGGCCTGCGCCAGGTAGTACATGACCGCAACACCAGCGAAACTAAAATTCATGTGGAATTAAACCTGGATGGCAGTGGTAAAGCAGCGATTCATACAGGACTGGGCTTTTTCGATCACATGCTGGATCAGATTGCTCGTCATGGTAAAATGGACCTCACTATCCAAACACAAGGCGATTTACATATAGATGAGCATCATACCATTGAAGATACCGGCATTGCGTTAGGTGAAGCATTTGCCCAGGCACTGGCAGATAAGCGTGGTATGGAACGCTATGGTTTTGCGTTACCTATGGATGAAGCAGAAGCTAAAGTGCTCATCGATTTTGGTGGTCGTAACTGGATTGTATGGGATGCCGAGTTTAAAAGAGAGAAGATAGGAGAGATGCCTACAGAAATGTTCTTTCACTTCTTTAAATCGTTCAGCGATGCTGCTAAATGCAACCTGAATATTGAGTGTAAGGGTGAAAACGAACATCATAAAATCGAAGCTATTTTCAAAGCATTTGCCAAAGCCATACGTATGGCGGTAAAACGCGATCCGTTGCATAATTACCTGCCCAGTACCAAGGGAGTGTTGTAA
- the hisD gene encoding histidinol dehydrogenase: MQVYINPAKQTRTALLQRPAIDATALQEKVKQVLNDVQQQGNAALQKYTQLFDGVTLDNFQVSDAEMKEAVQTVSDELKQAIDIAIANITTFHQKQVAAPELIQTMPGVQCWRKSVGIEKVGLYIPGGTAPLFSTILMLAIPARIAGCKEIILCSPPGKNGLLHPAILYAAFKTGVTRIYKLGGVQAIAAMAYGTETVPQVYKIFGPGNQYVTCAKQLVQQQGIAIDMPAGPSEVCVLADETANAAFVAADLLSQAEHGIDSQVLLVSTQEALVQQVQQQIAAQLQQLPRQDIAQKALENSTAIVVGSMEEAIELVNEYAAEHLIISCKNEDAISDQIINAGSVFLGNYSPESAGDYASGTNHTLPTNGFAKAYSGVSVDSFVKKITYQKLTTEGIQNIGNAVIQMAEAEGLQAHANAVKVRLQNL, from the coding sequence ATGCAGGTATATATCAATCCCGCCAAACAAACCCGCACTGCTTTATTACAGCGCCCCGCCATTGATGCCACTGCCTTACAGGAAAAAGTAAAGCAGGTGTTGAATGATGTACAGCAACAGGGCAATGCTGCATTGCAGAAGTATACGCAACTATTTGATGGCGTTACACTGGATAACTTCCAGGTAAGCGATGCAGAAATGAAGGAAGCTGTACAAACAGTATCTGATGAGTTAAAGCAAGCCATCGATATTGCCATAGCCAACATCACTACATTTCACCAGAAGCAGGTAGCTGCTCCTGAGCTTATACAAACCATGCCTGGTGTACAATGCTGGCGCAAAAGTGTAGGCATTGAAAAAGTAGGGCTGTACATACCCGGTGGCACGGCACCTTTATTTTCTACTATCTTAATGCTGGCCATACCCGCACGTATTGCAGGATGTAAAGAAATTATCCTTTGTTCTCCTCCGGGTAAAAACGGGTTATTGCACCCGGCTATTTTATATGCAGCTTTCAAAACAGGCGTAACCCGCATTTATAAGCTCGGTGGCGTACAGGCTATAGCTGCTATGGCTTATGGCACAGAAACCGTACCACAGGTATATAAAATATTCGGCCCGGGTAACCAGTATGTAACCTGTGCCAAACAACTGGTGCAGCAGCAGGGCATAGCTATTGATATGCCGGCAGGTCCCAGTGAAGTATGTGTGTTGGCTGATGAAACTGCCAATGCAGCATTTGTGGCAGCTGATCTGTTATCGCAGGCCGAACATGGTATAGATAGCCAGGTGTTGCTGGTAAGTACACAGGAAGCATTGGTGCAACAGGTGCAGCAACAAATAGCAGCGCAACTGCAACAATTGCCCCGTCAGGATATTGCCCAAAAAGCACTGGAAAACAGTACTGCTATAGTGGTGGGTTCTATGGAGGAAGCTATTGAACTGGTGAATGAATATGCAGCTGAACACCTGATCATTTCCTGTAAAAATGAAGATGCCATCAGTGATCAGATCATCAATGCAGGTTCGGTATTCCTCGGTAATTACTCGCCCGAAAGTGCAGGGGATTATGCCAGTGGCACCAATCACACCCTGCCTACCAATGGTTTTGCCAAAGCTTATAGCGGTGTAAGTGTAGATAGCTTTGTAAAAAAGATCACTTATCAGAAGCTTACTACCGAAGGCATACAAAATATAGGTAATGCGGTGATTCAAATGGCCGAAGCAGAAGGGCTGCAGGCGCATGCCAATGCTGTAAAAGTACGCCTGCAAAACCTGTAA
- a CDS encoding outer membrane beta-barrel protein: protein MKKILLLTVLVVITTAITASAQINKGSVYLGGNVGYGRSNIRNNGYEDYKQINVGVSPSVAFAYKDNFAWGLSLLYARTDLQTSYIQKSNNFGVTAFLRQYQPLGKGFYAFAQEGLTLLYGFGNQSSPTSSEVKSYGANAGISPGLAYDINKKFQLEIQLNNVAYVSYNRSKTKYSYTTDQSTTSDFNIGSNLSQISDIGSVSIGARFVFGR from the coding sequence ATGAAAAAAATTCTACTCTTAACAGTCTTAGTAGTTATCACCACCGCCATTACCGCTTCCGCACAAATTAACAAAGGCTCAGTTTACCTCGGAGGTAACGTAGGTTACGGCAGAAGCAATATCAGAAACAACGGCTATGAAGATTACAAACAAATTAACGTAGGCGTATCTCCATCTGTTGCATTCGCTTATAAAGACAACTTCGCCTGGGGCTTATCACTGCTTTATGCCCGCACCGACCTTCAAACCTCTTACATTCAGAAATCAAATAACTTTGGTGTAACTGCTTTTCTAAGACAATATCAGCCACTTGGTAAAGGATTTTACGCTTTTGCGCAGGAAGGACTAACACTTCTCTACGGATTCGGAAATCAATCTTCCCCAACAAGTTCAGAGGTAAAATCATATGGCGCTAACGCAGGAATTTCTCCTGGCCTGGCCTACGACATTAACAAGAAGTTTCAATTAGAGATACAATTGAACAATGTTGCCTATGTAAGTTATAATCGTTCTAAAACAAAATATAGCTACACCACCGACCAAAGCACCACCAGCGATTTTAATATTGGCAGCAATCTGAGCCAGATTTCTGATATAGGCTCAGTGTCAATAGGCGCCCGTTTTGTATTCGGCAGATAG
- the hisG gene encoding ATP phosphoribosyltransferase yields MAQQNSNAPVAKLKLAIQKSGRLHDDSMRLLKECGIDISNGVNKLKSEASNFPLEVFFLRDDDIPQYVEDAVADIGFVGENVVYEKKKKVDVTEKLGFGKCRLSIAVPKGEDYGSAASLQGKRIATSYPVLVQDFLDQQGVKAEIHEISGSVEIAPGIGLASAICDLVSSGSTLFMNGLQEVETILQSQAVLIRNSNLKPEQQAILDKLLFRIQSVKKARNTKYVLLNAPNDNLKEIISLLPGMKSPTVLPLAEEGWSSVHSVLSESEFWDIIEKLKAAGAQGILVVPIEKMIL; encoded by the coding sequence ATGGCACAGCAAAATTCAAACGCACCCGTAGCTAAATTGAAACTGGCAATCCAGAAATCGGGCCGTTTACACGACGACTCTATGCGTTTGCTGAAAGAATGCGGTATAGACATTAGTAATGGTGTAAACAAGCTAAAAAGTGAAGCCAGCAACTTTCCGTTAGAAGTGTTCTTTTTAAGAGATGACGATATTCCGCAATACGTTGAAGACGCCGTGGCAGATATTGGCTTTGTAGGTGAAAACGTAGTGTACGAAAAGAAAAAGAAAGTAGACGTTACTGAGAAACTGGGCTTTGGCAAATGCCGCTTATCTATAGCCGTTCCTAAAGGAGAAGACTACGGTTCTGCGGCCAGCCTGCAGGGCAAAAGAATTGCTACCAGTTATCCCGTTCTGGTGCAGGATTTCCTGGATCAGCAAGGTGTAAAAGCTGAGATACATGAAATCAGCGGTAGTGTTGAAATTGCTCCCGGTATAGGTTTGGCCAGTGCCATCTGTGACCTGGTAAGCAGCGGGTCTACCTTGTTTATGAATGGTTTACAGGAAGTAGAAACCATTTTGCAATCACAAGCTGTATTGATCAGAAACAGTAACCTGAAGCCAGAGCAGCAAGCGATCCTGGATAAGTTATTGTTCCGCATACAATCCGTAAAAAAAGCGCGCAATACCAAGTATGTATTGTTAAATGCGCCTAACGATAACCTGAAAGAAATCATTTCCCTGTTACCTGGTATGAAAAGCCCAACCGTGTTGCCACTGGCCGAAGAGGGATGGAGCAGTGTACACAGTGTGTTAAGCGAAAGCGAGTTCTGGGATATTATCGAAAAGCTGAAAGCAGCTGGTGCACAGGGTATATTAGTAGTTCCTATTGAAAAAATGATCTTATAA
- a CDS encoding PQQ-dependent sugar dehydrogenase, whose product MKKKWLYASLIAFTAFAVTQTAMAAGDDSARIIKATVTPDADNAGLVLPSGFKALQVADGIGKARHIAVTAKGDIYVKLQRTKDGKGILLLKDTNGDGKADNITGFGNFNGTGITIKNDYLYASSDSEVFRYKLDAQQQVVNKTAPEKIITGLLFRRQHESKSIVLDNNGNIYVNIGAPSNSCQEQDRQKGSKGKYPCPLLDYAAGIWQFKADKPGQNFTEGTRYATGLRNVVGLDWNNTNNQLFVMQHGRDGLFDMFPEYYNEQQGAELPAECLYALKQGDDAGWPYIYYDQLQKNKMVAPEYGGDGKKTGGEKAINPIYAFPGHLAPNGLLFYTGTMFPEKYRNGAFIAFHGSWNRSPQQQGYFVAFVPFKDGKPAGEWEIFANNFALADKIVSTGEAKHRPCGLAQGPDGSLYVSDDVTGRIYRIIYQ is encoded by the coding sequence ATGAAAAAGAAATGGCTGTACGCATCGCTCATCGCCTTCACAGCTTTTGCAGTGACTCAAACCGCAATGGCCGCCGGTGATGATAGCGCCAGGATAATAAAAGCAACCGTAACACCAGACGCTGATAATGCCGGATTGGTATTGCCCTCCGGATTTAAGGCCCTGCAGGTGGCAGATGGCATTGGAAAGGCTAGACATATAGCTGTAACCGCAAAGGGCGATATCTATGTGAAATTGCAAAGAACAAAAGATGGCAAAGGTATTCTGCTGCTAAAAGACACCAATGGCGATGGTAAAGCTGATAACATTACTGGCTTTGGCAATTTCAATGGCACTGGTATTACTATTAAAAATGATTACTTATATGCATCTTCCGATAGTGAAGTTTTTCGCTACAAACTGGATGCGCAGCAACAGGTAGTGAATAAAACTGCACCGGAAAAAATTATCACAGGCTTGTTATTCCGCCGCCAGCACGAAAGCAAGTCTATAGTGTTGGACAACAACGGAAACATCTATGTAAATATCGGCGCACCTTCTAACTCCTGCCAGGAGCAGGACAGGCAAAAAGGTTCTAAAGGCAAGTATCCTTGTCCATTGCTGGATTATGCAGCCGGTATCTGGCAATTTAAAGCCGATAAACCTGGCCAAAACTTTACAGAAGGCACACGCTATGCCACCGGCCTGCGTAACGTAGTAGGGTTAGACTGGAACAACACCAATAACCAGCTGTTTGTAATGCAGCACGGGCGTGATGGTTTGTTTGATATGTTTCCTGAATATTACAACGAGCAACAAGGTGCTGAATTACCTGCAGAGTGTTTGTACGCATTAAAGCAGGGCGATGATGCCGGCTGGCCGTATATCTATTACGATCAGTTACAGAAAAATAAAATGGTGGCTCCTGAATATGGTGGCGATGGCAAGAAAACAGGTGGTGAAAAAGCAATAAATCCTATCTATGCTTTCCCTGGTCATCTGGCGCCTAACGGACTGCTGTTTTATACCGGCACTATGTTCCCTGAAAAATACCGTAATGGTGCTTTTATTGCTTTTCACGGTTCATGGAACCGCTCTCCACAACAACAAGGTTACTTTGTAGCATTTGTGCCTTTCAAAGATGGCAAGCCTGCCGGTGAATGGGAAATTTTTGCCAACAACTTTGCCCTTGCCGATAAGATTGTTTCTACCGGAGAAGCCAAACACCGTCCTTGTGGACTGGCGCAGGGCCCGGATGGATCACTGTATGTAAGTGATGATGTTACCGGTCGCATATATCGTATTATTTACCAATAG
- a CDS encoding S9 family peptidase codes for MMRKLDTALLAVALCIGIGLQAQDAIGYQTPPKAMADLVTARPTPGVSIDAKASWMLISDRNSYPSVEELARPELRIAGLRLNPNNFSPSRQNFINNFTLQQVNSGQTFTVTGLPANMLATDVHWSPDEKKIAFTNNTSKQVDLYVIDIATRKATRVNKQPLNVVLGDAIEWLDNNTLLYKVITQPASAAPAKPAMPKGPTVQQNLGKAAPSRTYQDLIKSPYDEQLFGFYATAQLVKNTNGVETAVGKPAVWQSYAVSPDKKYLLAEQIQKPYSYLVGASGFPSEISILTVSGQTVKVLAQLPSAETSPSGFDNVQNIDRRFDWRDDEAATVTWVHPLDSGMIKNKVPYHDVIYSLSAPFTGAAKELAKTQNRFRGITWGNSTLALLYDGLQGKQTAAITRLNPTTGETEKLIERNTTDAYNSPGSAVTTKNNYGRDVLLITGDGSQLLFNNQTGSSPKGDLPFLARFNLQSKQSEIIWRCKEGSFEYVSDVLDAQKLVLLTRRETQTDAPNYFIKNLVLRIADRQITHFANPYPQLEGVSKQKVSYQRADGVTLTGDLYLPKGYNAAINGPLPVLIWAYPREYNSAADAAQIRGSQYRFTTLSYGSPISLVTQGYAILDNAEMPIVGKDEKTKPNDNFIEQLQMNAEAAINKLSELGVGDKNRVAVGGHSYGAFMTANLLAHTSLFKAGIARSGAYNRTLTPFGFQNEERTYWEAPKLYNDMSPFSFADKIKTPLLMIHGDADDNPGTFPIQSERLYNAIKGHGGTVRFVSLPYEAHGYRGKENLLHMFWEEYEWLEKYVKKAK; via the coding sequence ATGATGAGAAAATTGGACACGGCATTGCTGGCCGTAGCCTTATGCATCGGCATAGGCTTACAGGCGCAGGATGCTATAGGTTACCAAACGCCCCCGAAAGCCATGGCGGACTTAGTTACCGCCCGCCCTACACCAGGCGTTAGTATTGACGCAAAAGCAAGCTGGATGCTGATAAGCGACCGCAACAGCTACCCTTCGGTAGAAGAACTGGCGCGCCCTGAATTACGCATCGCAGGCTTACGGTTAAACCCCAACAACTTCTCGCCCAGCCGTCAAAACTTCATTAACAACTTCACCCTGCAACAGGTAAACAGTGGCCAAACCTTTACTGTAACCGGCTTACCAGCCAATATGCTGGCTACCGATGTACACTGGAGCCCTGATGAAAAGAAGATTGCTTTTACCAACAATACCAGCAAACAGGTGGATTTATATGTGATAGATATAGCTACACGTAAAGCCACCCGTGTAAACAAACAACCGTTAAACGTGGTGTTGGGCGATGCAATAGAATGGCTGGACAATAACACACTATTATATAAAGTGATTACACAGCCTGCATCGGCAGCACCTGCCAAACCTGCCATGCCAAAGGGCCCTACTGTACAACAGAACTTGGGTAAAGCCGCCCCAAGCCGTACTTACCAGGATTTAATTAAATCGCCTTACGACGAACAGCTGTTCGGTTTCTATGCCACTGCGCAATTGGTAAAAAACACCAACGGAGTAGAAACAGCCGTTGGCAAGCCGGCAGTGTGGCAATCCTACGCTGTATCGCCAGATAAAAAATACCTGCTGGCCGAACAAATTCAAAAGCCCTACTCCTATCTGGTGGGAGCTTCGGGTTTCCCATCTGAAATAAGCATACTGACCGTTAGCGGTCAGACAGTAAAAGTGCTGGCACAATTACCTTCTGCCGAAACCTCGCCCTCCGGCTTTGATAACGTACAAAATATAGACAGACGCTTTGACTGGCGTGATGATGAAGCTGCTACTGTAACCTGGGTACATCCTTTAGACAGTGGTATGATTAAAAATAAAGTACCGTATCACGATGTGATATACAGCCTGAGCGCGCCTTTTACGGGTGCTGCCAAAGAACTGGCCAAAACACAAAACCGTTTCAGGGGCATCACCTGGGGCAACAGTACACTGGCTTTACTGTACGATGGTTTACAAGGCAAACAAACCGCTGCAATCACCCGTTTAAACCCCACTACCGGCGAAACAGAAAAGCTGATTGAGCGTAATACTACAGATGCCTATAATAGTCCAGGCTCGGCAGTAACAACTAAAAACAATTATGGACGTGATGTACTGCTGATAACAGGAGACGGTTCGCAATTATTGTTTAATAACCAAACGGGCAGCTCCCCTAAAGGCGATTTACCTTTCCTTGCACGCTTTAACCTTCAAAGCAAACAAAGCGAAATTATCTGGCGCTGTAAAGAAGGCAGCTTTGAATATGTAAGCGATGTGCTGGATGCACAAAAGCTGGTATTACTTACCCGCCGCGAAACACAGACCGATGCCCCCAACTACTTTATTAAAAACCTGGTACTACGTATTGCCGACAGGCAAATTACCCATTTTGCCAACCCTTATCCACAACTGGAAGGCGTAAGCAAACAAAAGGTCTCTTACCAAAGAGCAGATGGTGTTACACTTACCGGCGATTTATATTTGCCTAAAGGCTATAATGCTGCTATAAACGGGCCATTACCTGTGTTAATATGGGCCTATCCTCGTGAATACAATTCTGCTGCAGATGCTGCACAAATAAGAGGATCGCAATACCGCTTTACAACACTCAGCTACGGATCGCCCATCTCCCTGGTTACACAAGGCTATGCGATACTGGATAATGCAGAGATGCCCATTGTAGGCAAGGATGAGAAAACTAAACCGAACGACAACTTTATTGAGCAACTGCAAATGAACGCAGAAGCAGCTATTAATAAATTAAGCGAGCTAGGTGTAGGTGACAAAAACCGTGTTGCGGTAGGTGGCCACAGTTATGGAGCATTTATGACCGCCAACCTGCTGGCACACACCAGTCTGTTTAAAGCTGGTATTGCACGCAGTGGCGCCTATAACAGAACACTTACTCCTTTTGGTTTCCAGAATGAGGAACGTACTTACTGGGAAGCACCAAAGCTATACAACGACATGAGCCCTTTCAGCTTTGCTGATAAAATTAAAACACCATTACTAATGATTCATGGTGATGCTGATGATAACCCAGGCACCTTCCCTATTCAAAGCGAACGTTTATACAATGCGATTAAAGGACATGGTGGCACGGTACGTTTTGTAAGCCTGCCTTACGAAGCGCATGGCTATCGTGGTAAAGAAAACTTACTGCATATGTTCTGGGAAGAATATGAATGGTTAGAGAAGTATGTAAAAAAAGCTAAATAG
- a CDS encoding PorP/SprF family type IX secretion system membrane protein, giving the protein MKKYIIGMVLISCLALQGKAQLYYNNQSARFFRNNYLANPAYAGSRNQPFLYALVNRSWIGFDGAPTLIQFAGDLPFGAHSGAGLQVASDKSGMLQRTYAKLSYAYKIKLGGNSEWIKLGFSLTGYRQRLDAAAVSSGGAIDPAAKAFNDQNWHIDGDFGAVYQTEGFQFSATTFNLRKWFPDFSNQPVDLETLALMTSYTFQTSDNIELKPLLAARFFTKSNWVAAVGGQLSYDHLFHASAIWQNTGSVVGTLGLMVKQLGELNFTYATNNKQGYGQQYEVGLGVALPGKKLNEVKQKQ; this is encoded by the coding sequence ATGAAAAAATATATAATTGGGATGGTATTGATCAGTTGCCTGGCCTTACAGGGTAAAGCGCAATTGTATTACAATAACCAGTCTGCCCGTTTCTTCCGTAATAACTATCTGGCGAATCCTGCTTATGCAGGAAGCCGTAACCAGCCTTTTTTATATGCTCTGGTAAATCGAAGCTGGATAGGATTTGATGGTGCACCTACTTTAATACAGTTTGCTGGTGACCTGCCTTTCGGTGCCCATTCAGGTGCCGGTCTACAGGTCGCTTCTGACAAAAGTGGGATGTTACAACGTACCTACGCCAAACTCAGCTACGCTTATAAAATAAAGCTGGGTGGTAATTCAGAATGGATAAAGCTGGGCTTTTCCTTAACCGGTTATCGCCAACGGTTGGATGCGGCAGCTGTTTCCAGCGGTGGCGCTATCGACCCGGCAGCCAAGGCGTTTAATGATCAGAATTGGCATATAGATGGCGATTTTGGTGCTGTATATCAGACAGAGGGATTCCAGTTTAGTGCTACTACTTTTAACCTGCGCAAGTGGTTCCCCGACTTTAGTAATCAACCTGTTGACCTGGAAACCCTTGCTTTAATGACTTCTTACACCTTCCAAACATCTGATAATATAGAATTGAAGCCTTTACTGGCTGCCCGTTTCTTCACCAAATCGAACTGGGTAGCAGCAGTAGGTGGGCAATTATCGTACGATCATTTGTTTCATGCAAGTGCCATATGGCAAAATACAGGAAGCGTTGTTGGTACTTTAGGATTAATGGTAAAGCAGCTGGGTGAGCTTAATTTTACCTATGCTACCAATAATAAGCAGGGGTATGGGCAACAATATGAAGTTGGGCTGGGTGTAGCTTTACCTGGTAAAAAATTGAATGAAGTGAAACAAAAGCAGTAA
- the hisC gene encoding histidinol-phosphate transaminase, protein MFDINKLVRSNIKNLAPYSSARDEFSGEAKVFLDANENSLGSPLNKWYNRYPDPHQVKVKQAISQVKSVAAESIFLGNGSDECIDLLYRCFCTPGKDNIIICPPTYGMYQVSAEINDVEIRKAPLLDDFQLNLAHLETLADENTKIIWICSPNNPTGNSLHRQDIETVLNNFNGLVVVDEAYINFARQKSWVQELAEYPNLVVLQTFSKAWGLAGLRLGMAFASKEIINVMDRVKPPYNINQVTQELALKALEEVGQVNDMIRLLVDMRNALAEVLVQLPGVQKVYPSDANFLLVKINKARDVYNYLLEKGIVVRDRSNVLLCEDCLRITIGTEEENTALVDALNQLN, encoded by the coding sequence ATGTTCGATATCAATAAACTGGTACGTAGTAATATAAAAAATCTGGCTCCTTATTCTTCTGCCCGCGATGAATTCAGTGGCGAAGCAAAAGTATTTTTAGATGCCAACGAAAACAGCCTGGGCTCTCCGTTAAATAAATGGTATAACCGTTACCCCGATCCACACCAGGTAAAAGTAAAACAGGCAATCAGCCAGGTGAAATCTGTAGCCGCTGAAAGCATTTTCCTGGGCAATGGCAGCGATGAATGTATCGATCTGTTGTACCGTTGCTTCTGTACACCGGGGAAAGATAATATCATTATCTGCCCGCCTACCTATGGTATGTACCAGGTGAGCGCTGAAATTAATGATGTGGAAATTCGCAAAGCGCCATTGCTGGACGATTTTCAGTTAAATCTTGCACACCTGGAAACGCTGGCAGATGAGAATACTAAAATCATATGGATCTGTTCTCCTAATAATCCTACCGGTAACAGCTTACACAGGCAGGATATAGAAACCGTACTCAACAATTTTAACGGCCTGGTAGTAGTAGATGAAGCCTATATCAACTTTGCCCGCCAGAAATCGTGGGTGCAGGAGCTGGCTGAGTATCCCAACCTGGTGGTGCTGCAAACATTCAGTAAAGCCTGGGGGCTGGCTGGTTTACGCCTGGGAATGGCATTCGCGTCCAAAGAAATTATCAATGTCATGGACCGAGTGAAGCCGCCCTATAATATTAACCAGGTTACACAGGAGCTGGCGCTGAAAGCATTGGAAGAAGTGGGACAGGTAAACGATATGATCCGTTTGCTGGTAGATATGCGTAATGCATTGGCAGAAGTGCTGGTGCAGTTGCCCGGTGTGCAGAAAGTGTATCCTTCCGACGCTAATTTCCTGCTGGTGAAAATTAATAAGGCGCGTGACGTTTATAATTATCTGCTGGAAAAAGGCATTGTAGTGCGCGATAGAAGCAATGTGCTGTTGTGTGAAGATTGTTTGCGTATTACCATTGGTACAGAAGAAGAGAATACGGCGTTGGTTGATGCCCTGAATCAGTTAAATTAG